The Solanum lycopersicum chromosome 2, SLM_r2.1 DNA window aattaaatattgagaAACTACATAGttccataaatatttatatcgtatatactaatattttcatagtttttaattaattatattttatctagATTTAAGTCAAATAcatttatatacattaaaataccGAGATACATGAGCTAGAATAGGAGGGAGGTGAGCGAGATTTGTCTATATATCTTAGACACTCATCAGATACATATATCTCGTCCCATGTAATGGAGTATTTGGAATACCAAATACACAAgctttttaattgataaaatatgttCAAGGTAAGTCTCTGTGTATGAATTAAGTTCATATTCATGTaaaatgaaattcttttttttttaaacaaatgtAAATGTTATCATTAACAACCAAATTAATGCACCTAAAGAGCATTTAACTTTACAGCTATCCCGTAGAAGGGCTATATCTCTAAttacataaaaagaaaatgctGAAATAATAAAACCTCCAACATATctctatttaaataataaaatgctGAAATTACGAATCACATTTTTGGTCTTTCCTAGTGTTTCTAACCATATCTAATCTAACACTGAAAATTAGCTTTATATGTGATTGTAGTTTCCATAGTGACTGTAGTTCCCCTATGCAGTTCCCCAAAGTGCTGCAATTATTTCCTTGTTAAGTTGCTTCCAATGCTTCCTCCTGATTTGTTTGACATTCTCTGATGAAATTTGCACTCCAGCGGACTGAGTCATTGCTGTAATGAGTCCTTTAGTCCAGTTACATTCAGAGAAAATGTGGTGTTGTGTCTCTATAGCATGGTCATCAAGCTGCATGTTATGTTATCTACTGATATATTCATACTTTGTAGTCAATTTTTGTCAACAATCTATCTTGTACAGCTAACCATACTATAAATGTGTGCCTTGGTTGAGAGATCTTGTTCAATATCAGTTCCGCTATCCTCATTTTTCTCTGCATTCCTATCAATACTACATAACTATCTCCTGTTGAGTACTTCCCATTTGTTGTCAGGACATATATATTCTCCTTTCGGTAAAAGTATTCTTGCGATGGTTTATACTCCCAGATATCTTGATTATCCTTCATATCCATGTACCCATTTAACCCACAATACATCCTTTTTGACTATTAACTGCCATAAAAGTTTTCCCGCATACGTCACATTCCACAAATTGCTCCCCATATTTAATCCACCAAACTTCTTAGGCACACACGCTTTGTTCCAAGATACTAATGGTGTCTTCCTCTTATCCTCAATGTTACCCCATATTAGAATAGAGCttataacaaaatattatatctAAAGAATTTAAGTTTTGTATGCACCAACAAGCTAAACCGCCAATTTTACATGACTTGTTTTATTTCAAGATCTATTAACACTAATGATTGAATTCTTTCTATATAGCTATTAATACTTGCTACTCTATTATGACTGACAACATTTTTTGACATTTCagaattataaaaaagaaattgagtttttttgaaattttgatgtgTTAAtccatataattatttttttttgaaagacttCAATATGTTCCAAATTTAATGTGTCCATTTAAAACAATTTTGATAATCAATACTCATTGTTGCGGCATGACTCACAACattcttatgatattttatttttataacggAGAAATCTTGTATtgatttactatatatattcaCCGTAAGTTCTTTCTGTATGAGTTAAGTTCATATTCAtctaaaatgaaatttgaaaattttatttatttatttagttatctTGTCGATATTTATTTATGGGCTTCTTTTACTTTGACATGTTGGCCAATCTTAATTACTGTGTCAGACGTTAGATTAAATATACAAAACGTATGTATCATTTATTTGCTTGTATATGTAGTATTTATCGAATCAATTAGACATCGTCCACGTACATCAGTTCTGATTAATATTTGGGTTTAGTTTTATCCAATAACATGTATACTAATACTTAAATTGAATAGAATACGTAAAACTCCCATCCCCcatatttaaaatgataattttgatatGCAGCATACATTTGGATTTCAGTcaaaagttttatttaattccttAAATTATCTacttaattaaatcatttaCAACTACAAATTGTCTGGACAATAAATGATATGTAAAGAGTCACTTTGTTCTCCAAATGAAGACAATTTGTAGTTGCGTTTGTGACttgtgaagaagaaacaaaattttcGGTTTCACATTTcattcattatattaaaaaggCTCATACATGACTCACTTTTATTActtaataaaaactaaaacacCAACTTTTTCTTACTCTAAAACTTGAACACAATAGATGTCCTATTCTATTTAGACTTGGGGGTTATTCCCTTTAGTAGAAGACAAGTACATGGAATGAAAAGGGCGAGGTGACACAGGCCTATGGAgatcgttgttgttgttgttgttgttttgtttcATAATGAACGAGTTGCTTCCAGATGCTTCACCTGGATGATATATCCCAAAATTTCCATTGGAGTTGTTAGCAAAAGTTGGACCACCAAATGTGTAATTAGCGTAGCGAAAAGGCCTTGATAATGAACCAACTTGATCATTGTTGTTGGAAGCAGTTGTTGTTGTCGTCCTTGTAGAGTTAACTGTGACAGTTTGAATGTCATTGATGCTAGGGCGACGACGATCCACTGGAGTCTTACTATTACGACGACAGAAGTACTTTTGAGCATGACTTGCCACCTGAGTCGGTGTCTTCGAAACAACATAGTGCCTTGAGATGCTTTTCCAATCTCCTCTACCAAATTTGTTAAGTCCCATAAGAAATAACCTACATATACCATGCCaagtgattaaaaaaaatatttttatttttttaaagaatttaaagtttatacGCACCAACCAACAAGCTAAGTCAGTTTTATTTGAAGATTCAATAGAAAATGATGCAGACAATCGAAGTAAATAAAATtcggaaaaaaaatagaatttactTACGAGTGTTCTCCCTCAGTCCATGGAATTCCCCGTCGATGAGGTCGTGAATGAGTGATTTGAACGGGAGGCGGTGGTGTGTCATTGGGATTGGCCTCCTTGTCTGATGAGTTATCAACAACATTTGTGTTTATCGAAGGATTCTCCATTTCAGCCTCTTTAAAGAGGTTTATGTAGAGGTTTTTCATTTCCTCCATGGATTTATGGGGGAATTTTGAAGCAACAAATTCGAAAAAAGTTTGAGAACCTAGGTTATTAAACCTAGAAAAAGCATTCTCAAAAACCTGTTTCTCCTCAGGAGTTCACCTATTGGTCCGAGACAGATCAATGGTTAGCTCCTGAGGGTTTGAACTTTCTAGAAATTCAGGCCAATCCATTGAAACGCTTCTTACTAATAAAAACACAATTGATAAGTGATGTGTTAGAGAGTCACATAGTTATGTCCTTTTATAGCCGAGGAAAGTCCTTTCAAATGCGACCAAAATTAATGCGTGTTACACTCATTAATCCATCTTTGAATAGACtcttcataattaaaataaattaattttacttgACCCAAACAAAACAAAGTATGTTTATGATAGGAGGGTGTACATAGTCCATATTCTTTCTCTATTAtagattaagaaaataatattaagttgGACATATTCTATTAAGTTCAAGTTTTAGTATGTTATTGAATTAGATATTGGTTAAAATTGATAGATCTAGATAATCTCTAATGGATTTGATAAATATCATAGGTACACAAATACCAATTGCATTTAACACATATGAACACAAAACCAACTTAAATAAGCACTTAAAAATAGGAGGACCGATATGGGATGAGTTTAGacaactcatttttctcataaatcatgtagccaacatgggtAAATGAGCGTACTTTTTAGACGAACACTTATTTCTTTTAAGCATAGCTTAGTTTATCTACTTAATTGAGGTGTACTATACCCCGTCAAGGTATAACACAGTTTTAGCAGTGTGGGTGAGACGCTATATCATTACATAGCTCTTGGTGATAGTTATCCGTTAGAAAATCTCCAAATAAgagtatgttattttatttctatacaTCATTGAGTTTTACCTCctattttataatgttttaaatattGCATCTATCATTTTTGCTTTGTGTTGAGGTGAGGTGAGTATTTCTTCCTGCCTGTTCAGTTAAGTTAACTATTGCTTTCAGTTTTCTCGTACAtgctcatacattcaatgtacggATTTCATTTGACCTGCATctttttatgatgcagatacagGTGTTCACGGTCATTAACAGGTGCTTCGTTGTTATCATTTGCATTCTAGTTAACTCCGGTAAGTCTCCTTACTTTCTGG harbors:
- the LOC104645780 gene encoding transcription factor MYB1R1-like: MEEMKNLYINLFKEAEMENPSINTNVVDNSSDKEANPNDTPPPPVQITHSRPHRRGIPWTEGEHSLFLMGLNKFGRGDWKSISRHYVVSKTPTQVASHAQKYFCRRNSKTPVDRRRPSINDIQTVTVNSTRTTTTTASNNNDQVGSLSRPFRYANYTFGGPTFANNSNGNFGIYHPGEASGSNSFIMKQNNNNNNNDLHRPVSPRPFHSMYLSSTKGNNPQV